The sequence TGCTGAAATTCagtgagtttgaaaattttactCAAGCCCCAGATATGTCAAATGTGGAATATACCTCCCAGTTCAATGCCTTTGGATCATATGCTCCGACAATCATGGCAGATGAAGTCTTAAAATTACATCGCTTCAAGAAGGGATTGAATACCTGAATCCAATCGGCTTTAGCAGTGTACCGTCCAGCCAATTTTTTAGACCTAATGGACGTGACTATCCGAGCCGAAACTGACATCCGCAGAAGAGAAGGGGAAAACAGAAATAAACATCCTCTTATCGGCCAGTCTTCTATGGGAGGATAGAAATACAAAAATCCCAATCAGTCAAGTGGACCTTCCACAGGGCAATTCCCTGCCACAAACTATCAAGGACCCAGGAGATGCCCAAAATTCCATTTCAAACACATCGGGGAGTGCCAAAGAGCCAGAGGCATGTGCTTCAGATGTGGGAAATCGGGGCACCGAATTGCAGAGTGTCTTAACACCGGCAACCGAGTAACAGGGCCCAACAAAGGAACTGGACCAAACATGGGAGTCGACCCTAGCAAGCTAAAGGAGAAAAAACCTAATGTCAGGGTTTTTTCCATGACACAGGAAGAGGTAGATGACGCCAATGAAGTCGTATCAGATACCATCCTAATTCAAAAAGTACATGCTTATGTGTTATTTGACTGTGGTGCTACACACTACTTTATGTCTAACAGGTTTGCTAAGAAGTTAGGACGTAAGCCTGAGAAAGTAATCGATCCCTTTCGAATAGCCACACCTACAAGTAGGGCCATCGAAACTCATGAAATTCACAGAGATTGTAAAATCAGCATCGATGATCAGACCTTCAGTGCCAATTTGATACAATTGGTTATGGCCGATTTCGACATCATTCTAGGGGATAGATTGGTTAGCAAGAAACAATGTAATACTAGATTGTAAAGGAAAGAGAGTTAGACTTCGGACCCCAAATCAGGAAGAGATCGTGTATCGTGGTAAATCGAAGGAACGGAAGTCACTCATTTCCTCTTCCCAAGCCTGAAAAGCCATGAAATCCAGAGACGATATCTACCTACTGATGGTCAGCGAAGTAAAAAGGGAAGTCGAACTCAAACTAGAAGACATCCCGATAGTGCGAGAGTTCTCAGATGTTGCACCGATTTCTAAGGTAATTTATAGAATGGCACAATTCGAACTCAAGGAGCTAAAGGAACAAGTCCGAGAATTGCTAGATAAAAGGAAAATTCGACCGAGTGTGTCCTTATGGGGAGCTCCAgtactcttcgtaaagaagaaagatggaagTATGAGGTTGTGCATCGACTATAGAGAACTAAACAAGATCACAGTCCAGAACAGGTACCCCCTACCGAGGATAGACGACATGTTTGATCAGTTTAAGGGAGCCACACTCTTTTCTGAGCTGAATCTGAGGACGGACTACCACCACTTGAAGGTCAGGGTTGAAGATATTTCCAAAACAGTCTTTCAGACAAGGTATGGAAATTATGAATTCACCGTGATGCCTTTTGGCCTGAAAAATGCTCCGGCAACATTCATGGACCCGATGAACAGAGTTTTCAAGCCATTCTTGGATCGATTCATAGTAGTCTTCATCGATGACATCCTCGTCTATTCCTCCAACGAGATAAGTCAAAAAGAACACCTCCACCTTGCTCTGAAAATCTTAAGAGAAAATGAGCTATATGCTAAGTTCAACAAATGTGAATTCTAGCtaaaaatatattctttttaGGACATGTGATCTAAAAAATAGGAGTTTTAGTGGACCCAAGGACGGTGGAGGCAATTACAGATTGACCGAGACCTAAGAACTCCACTGACATCAGAAGTTTTCTTGGATTGGCCGTTTACCACCGGAAGTTTGTGAAAGGGTTTTCCTCGATAGCCATACCACTAACAAAACTCTCACAGAAAAATTCCAAGTTTAATTGGAGTGAAAGTTGTGAGAAGAGTTTCCAGACATTGAAAGAGAAGCTTGCATCCACGCCTGTGTTGATCTTGCCCGCGGAGAATAAGGATTTCACCATCTACAATGACGCATCTAAGGAAGGTCTGTTATGCGTGCTCATGCAAGAAGGGAGGGTGATCGCACTATGCGTCAAGGCAGTTGAAGCCGCACGAGCAGAACTACCCTACACATGATCTGGTGCTAGCAGCGGTTGTCTTTGCCTTAAAAATTTTGAGGCACTACCTCTATGGCACCAAGTGTGAAATCTTCACATACTGTCGGAGCCTCAAATACttgttcacccaaaaggaactaaatatgaggcaaaggcGATGGATCGAACTCCTGAATGATTATGACTTGACCATACGCTACTATCTAGGTAAAGAAAACAAGGTGGCCGACGCGTTAAGTTGGAAGAGAACAAGTAAGGTGACCCTAGCTTCCTTCTCGGCTCAGCCATATCTATAGGAAATCGTAAAGTTAAATCAAGATCGATATCCGGTGCTGACCAAAATTAAAGACCAAGTCAGAGAAGGGAAGTCTCAAGATCTTCAGATTGACGAAAAAAGAATCCTATGGATGAAAGTACGATTGTGCGTACCCGATAGCGAAACCTTCGTCAACAGGTAATGACATAAGCGCACAAGTCAAAATTCTCAGTTCATCCAGGCAGTACGAAAATATACAGATACCTCAAGAATAAATTTTTGGAGGAATGTCATGAAAAAGGATGTAGCTAAATTTGTCTCCAAATGTCATGTATGTCAGCAGGTCAAAGCAGAGCACCAACGATCTGGAGGATTATTGCAACCTTTGCAAAAaccccgagtggaaatgagagcatatttccatggacttcgtggtaggattacactacaagaaattctgcatataACAACGCacatatgacaacggtttttgtgaaaaactgttgtcgaatgtgttttaacaacggttttagtgaaaatcatTGTCTTTggccccccaaaagacaacagttttccAAAaacgttgtctttttggggtcaaagacaacggttttccaaaaccgttgtctttttggggccaaagacaacggattttagggtcaatgacaacggttctataaaaccgttgtctttgagcgtttttttagggtcaatgacaacggttctaggaaccgttgtctattagcatgtttttttggacaatctacaacggttttaagaaaccgttgtcgattagcgtgatttttggacaaacaacaacagtttttgagaacgttgcaatatttagcgacggattttataaaaccgtcgctaaatattgcaacagagactaaacaaccgtcgctaattttaaattagcgacgggtttcgcaaaaccgtcgctaaatttagcaacggttttacgTAAATCCGTCGCACGTTTAAAATTAGAGACGGTTTTACAAAACCTGTCGCTATCGCTAAATTTTGAGACAGTTAAGATCAAAACAGTCGCAAAATTAAAAACTGCGACGATTTTTAAATTACCGTCGCTAAAAGCGACAGTTTAAACAAAACCCGTCgtaaactgtctataaatatcaccaTACTCGATCCATTTccctccacaacacttaaatttttctccctacaaaaatttatcacttcacataacaattaaattttttctcaCCACTCACCACttcaacacttaaaatttttctctcctatacgattttactacttcacaacacttaaaattattctcaccacttcacaaaatttaaaatttctctcttaaacgattttactacttcacaacacttaaaatttttctctttgacacgattttagtttcgattgttagtatttttagatttattaaattataaaaagtttttttttatttttcgaaacaatttagcgacggaaatcatgaatataaaccgtcgctaaaagtagcgacggaatttattgagaaccgtcgctaatgttagcgacggttaattacaccgtcgctaattcaaaattagggATGGTTTTgaataaatccgtcgctaatattatttGCTACGGTTTTaagaaaccgtcgcaaattcgacctaccacaacggataaaaaccattgtcgttgaacggactttcaacaacaccctcagttacaacagtttttaaatggccacgacaacggataaaatccgttgtcgtttgccgtttttgtagtagtgttACCAAAGTCAAGGCAAAGTCATGATGGGATATGGGTAATCGTGGATAGACTACGAAATCTGCACACTTCCTACCAGTCCGCATGAATTATAATATTGACAAGTTGGCTACATTGTACACGGATAACATTGTACGGCTGCATGGGTGCTAGTGAGCATcatatctgatagagatccgagattcatattgcgtttttggaagagcttccAAGAGACCATGAGAACAAAAGTAACTCTTAGTATGGCCTATCaccctcaaaccgatggacagacTGAGAAAACAATACAAACcttagaagatatgctgcgaGCATGCGCCCTTGAATTCAGTGGCAACTGGAGCACTCATTTGCCCTTGATTGAGTTTGCATACAACAACAACTATCACAGTAGCATTGGAATGGCTCTATATGAAGTTCTATATGAAAGGAAATGTCGATCATCCAtgtattgggatgaagtgggagaaAAAACCATAGTGGACCCGGGTTCGTACAGATGACAGTGGACAATGTTAAAATTGTCAGAGAAAAACCCAaaacagctcaagatagacaacaGAGTTGGGCAGATCTGAAAAGAAGGCCCGTAGAATTCAACGCCAGTGAGAAGGCCTACATGTAAGTCTCGTCTATGAAAGGGGTTGTTCGATTCAGTAAAGCCAGGAAATTGAACCCTCGATATGTAGGACCCTTTGAAATCTTACAGAAAGTGGTCACGCTGGCATACAGATTGGCGCTACCGCCGAACATGTCAAGAATCCACATTGTGTTCACGTGTCCCAACTGAGGAAGTATATTCTGGACCCAAGCCACGTGTTGGAAGTAGAACCACTCATGATCGAAGGTAACTTGGGAGAAGAACTGAAGTACGAAGAAATTCCCATCAGAATCGTGGACACCAACGATCTATACACCAACGATCTATATACCTTATATATCCACTTGCCTTCGATCTAGAGACAAAAACCACTGTGCAGAACCCCTCTACGTTTTTTGTCTCTAGATCGATGGCAAGtggatttgttttaaaactatGAATTTAGTTTATGCAATTtcgttttttttgaaaattcggtCGAGTGCAATTCTTCTTCTACCCCTTTCTTGATAAGATTATCGCATGGTTTTGTGTGAGCACTGTGAGGATTCGACTGGATATGAGTGAGAATCTCAATATGACATGTTTATGGCCCTTATATGGTGGGATTGTAACCGTTATATGGCATCGGCCCTTTAGATGAGTAAAAATTaaggactgatatcagtaaaccatcgAAAGTGGAGGAATCTCAGTGCTTAGGTCAGACATGTGTCGATATGAATCATGTTATGCATGTTatgtgtttttgaaaattatgtatATTGTTATGTATGTACTCGAACGTCACTCACTTTCTGAGTGACGACTATATCACTCACCCTTTACTATCTCTTCGTAGATAAGCCTGAGTAACAATTCGAAGAAGAAGATTCGGACCAGTTTTGGGGCTAGTGATTTTCGAGATCATTAGTTTaattttacatttaatttaagttgTAAAACTTCCGCATTAATTCTGTTGTTTTCAGTTATttcgttgtaaagacaatgatatttctttggaaattatgatataaactCTTTTTGGTTTACACTGTACTAttaggcttgttgttttcgattgtgtgattgctAAACAATGCCGGTGttgactaaccccggtctcggagtgtgacaaattttatattatttgtagATTTCAAAAAAATAGGAAAAACTCTAATTTTGGAGATAAGATGATTTTACAAGATTTCAAAGGCGACAAAAACCAAAAGgaaggaaataaaatattcttatattttatttatgaaattaatttgGGAGCAATGATTTTTTGAAGGAGAAATTTTGCAAAAATCTAAACACATTCACGAGAGACCTCAactttgaagaagaaaatttattttagattcTTTTATTTCACTTATTCTAATTGGAAAGGGACTCTCCAATATGAAGAATTGACTTCAATTACGGAAGCAAATCATAGAACACCACACGTATACCACTACACTTGAACAGAGGAGAAAGAGTAAGAAGAAGGGAGTGTAAGAAAAACGTGATATATGTTAAAGAAGAATCGTGTACAAATTGATATTGGCGACGGtcaagaaaatttagatgcgtacacgattctCCTTCTGAATCTGGGCTCCCGATACATTCATCGATGGTATGaaaaacgcctataaatagcgacgattgaggtccctaagcacacacacctcataagaaatatacaccatctatcgagagggtggagtgcttagaaggcttcaaccggaaagaaaagcagagaaatcaaaattttcaatggccggaggtaatacTCGATCTATTTCCGCATATAGTtttatcatgttcatgtatacgtaaaaacatgattttgataaaaaaaattctaacatttggtatcagagcagtgatacctctgccttgaaaatttgttttttcaatttCTGAAATTTGCGTAAGAAACTTGAACATTAAAGATCGGATCACGTAATAATATTAAGAAACTTACCTTAGAATTGTGTTCTCGATCGGAGTTTGAATTTCTTCCTTgaatcttgaaaaataaaataagaatttttgaGAGAGAAAATAATTTCGGAGAAGTTGCAGAAGAAAGCTTAAAGAAGACTTCGAATTTTGCAAATTCATGATTTTGGCAATTGAATTCATGCATTTCACGTAGCTACTGAATTCAATTATTCAGACAAAACTTTCAGAATAATAAATTTCGATGTACGACCCACATGTACAAATTAAAGTCGATTTCCTTCCAAGTCAATCATTTGtccaataaaaatttttttttttttcaaaaaaaaatttattattatcgacATTTCTCACAATTTGTCAATTTGGTGGGTGTGGGTCCCACaacaatattaattattattattattatttttattttaaaaaaaataataataataataaattaaataaataatgattaatgtgttatttagttatatgtataattaggTATATATATAGCATTTGGtcaaataatttgtacacattaatataattataaattcgacgtaatttctaatacatgtttagaaattatttttgcatgttagataatgtcaaatattatggataagtgtttgatgtgtacatgcaaatttaatattatacttgcatttatttttgaagttttttttaaatgcaaattgtattgaaaaatattttggtaaatcaatattcacattatgctcatattaaattatattgagttgtttataatttgaaatgaacatatcaagtaaaatgtgaatataatattataaaatatttcagatgttcacaaatgaacaaataatcctcactttatcactactctgataaaagagaaaaactgatgaggagTCCACATTTTTACgtaaatgtgatcctcactttatcactactctgattgaagagaaaaactgatggggaacatatttgttcatattaagtaaaaatgtgaatataaagttatttaataaaaaattttggcttataaagattcacataaatgtgaataattaagttgaataataattataaggtgacataagaaaacatgatctgagAGAGTTCTTCATACATCGGTTTAAACTGCCTTGACTAGCTACTGGTCTCCCCGAAGAACGTTGCTCtgactaggagttaggtatttaaagggccttagcactacctatctttcctgggAGCACTCTTGGAAAATGTTGATAATGTTACTAAATANNNNNNNNNNNNNNNNNNNNNNNNNNNNNNNNNNNNNNNNNNNNNNNNNNNNNNNNNNNNNNNNNNNNNNNNNNNNNNNNNNNNNNNNNNNNNNNNNNNNNNNNNNNNNNNNNNNNNNNNNNNNNNNNNNNNNNNNNNNNNNNNNNNNNNNNNNNNNNNNNNNNNNNNNNNNNNNNNNNNNNNNNNNNNNNNNNNNNNNNNNNNNNNNNNNNNNNNNNNNNNNNNNNNNNNNNNNNNNNNNNNNNNNNNNNNNNNNNNNNNNNNNNNNNNNNNNNNNNNNNNNNNNNNNNNNNNNNNNNNNNNNNNNNNNNNNNNNNNNNNNNNNNNNNNNNNNNNNNNNNNNNNNNNNNNNNNNNNNNNNNNNNNNNNNNNNNNNNNNNNNNNNNNNNNNNNNNNNNNNNNNNNNNNNNNNNNNNNNNNNNNNNNNNNNNNNNNNNNNNNNNNNNNNNNNNNNNNNNNNNNNNNNNNNNNNNNNNNNNNNNNNNNNNNNNNNNNNNNNNNNNNNNNNNNNNNNNNNNNNNNNNNNNNNNNNNNNNNNNNNNNNNNNNNNNNNNNNNNNNNNNNNNNNNNNNNNNNNNNNNNNNNNNNNNNNNNNNNNNNNNNNNNNNNNNNNNNNNNNNNNNNNNNNNNNNNNNNNNNNNNNNNNNNNNNNNNNNNNNNNNNNNNNNNNNNNNNNNNNNNNNNNNNNNNNNNNNNNNNNNNNNNNNNNNNNNNNNNNNNNNNNNNNNNNNNNNNNNNNNNNNNNNNNNNNNNNNNNNNNNNNNNNNNNNNNAAACAAGTGATAATGTCTTTATGATTACACAAGGAAAGTATAAGAAacaagccaaagtcaagggaaaaggaaaaggaaaaggaataattccacctaaacctgacattaagaaagaatccaagtgtttcttctgtaaaaagacggaacacatgaagaaggattgcaataaatttaaggactggcttgaaaagaaaggtattcctacttcatttgtttgttatgaatctaatatggttaatatgatttataacacatggtggattgattctggttctacaatccatgttacaaataccttgcagggtatgcaaaacctaaggaagccaatagaaaatgagcggagcatctattcaggaaacaagatgtcttcgcatgtggaggctattgggacttgctgcctAGTGTTGAATagtggttatattttaaaattggaaaagacattttatgttcctagtttttctaggaatttaatttcggtttcaaaacttgtaccccttggttattcatttcagttttggataaatcaataaatttgttttataaatcaaatcttataggaaatggtacaatggttgatggtcttttctctatttatttacaaaataataacaccactatgcatgtttaaggaggtattaaaagatgtgttataaatgaagattcctctatattatggcatcggagattgggacacataTCCATAGAGaggattaaaagattagtaaatgatggagtactcagtactttagattttactgattttgagacttgtgtggattgcattaagggaaagcagactaataagtctaaaaagggtgccaagaggagtacagaaatattagaaatcatacattcagatatttgttgtccagatatggacatgcaaagtccgaaatacttcatctctttcattgatgattactcacgatacatgtatatctacatgcttcataataaaaacaaagcacttgaagcctttaaagtttttaaggctgaagtggagaagcaatgtggaaaatatattaagatcgtgagaactgatagaggtggagaatattacggtagatacactgagaatggacaagcacctggtccgtttgcgaagtttcttcaagaacatgggattgttgcccaatatactatgcctggttctccggaccaaaatggcgtagctgagaggagaaaccgaacattattggacatggtgaggagcatgtttCTTAGCTCTAAACTTCATAAATCtttgtggactgaagctcttaagacagctgtgtatatattaaaccgagttccaaccaaggctgtcccaaagacgccatttgagttatttaaaggttggaaaccgagtttacaacatatacgcgtttggggttgtccttctgaaataagagtttacaacccacatgaaaagaaactggacccaagaactataagtggatatttcattgggtatgccgaaaaatccaaagggtacagattctattgtccatctcacaacactagaattgtggaatcaagaaatgcaaaatttcttgaaaatgacttgattagtgggagtgatcatgacatagtttttgagaatgatcacattaatgcacaaccctcttattcaatggacagattggtcgttattcacacccctcaagaccaaatgggtgttagacaaccagttaatgaagttccacaaattgctgatgaaaatccagtagatcaagttgttaatgaagaacaacaagaaattgttgatcaaccaaacaaccttaggagatctactagaataagaagatcagcaatatctagtgattatgttgtgtatttacaagaatcggattttaacatcggagctgaaaatgatcctgaaacgttttcacaagccatgaattgtaatgagtcaaaactatggtttaatgctatgaaagaagagatgaattctatggcagttaatggagtctgggatcttgttcagttgcctgatggtgtaaaagccattggatgtaaatgggtcttcaaaacaaagaaagactcattaggcaacattgaaaggtataaagcaagactcgttgctaaaggattcactcaacaagaaggaatcgattataaggagactttttctcctgtatctaaaaaagattctcttcgtatcattctagcattagttgcacattttgacttaaatttgcaacaaatggatgtgaaaacagcttttctcaatggagaactagaggaagaggtttatatgaaacaacctgaaggattcttctctagtaatggtgagcaattggtttgtaagcttaagaaatctatatatggattgaaacaagcttcccgtcaatggtatttaaaatttcatgatgttatctcttcattcggattcgttgagaacctcatggatcaatgtatataccagaaggtcagtgggagcaagatttgtttccttattctatatgtggatgatatattacttgcaaccaatgataagggtttgttatatgaggtgaaacaatttctctctaaaaactttgatatgaaggatatgggtgatgcatcttatgtcattggcattaagatacatagagacagaattcgaggtattataggtctgtctcaagaaacctatatcaacaaagttttagagagatatcggatgaaagattgttcaccaagtatagctcctgttgtgaaaggcgataaattcaatttgagccaatgcccaaagaatgatctagagcgggaacaaatgaaaaacattccttatgcttctgctgttggaagcttgatgtatgctcaggtttgcactagacctgacattgcatttgttgttgggatgttgggaagatatcagagtaatccaggtttagaccattggaaagctgcaaagaaagtaatgaggtaccttcaagggaccaaagattatatgcttatgttcagacgaactgagaatttggaagtaattggctact comes from Primulina huaijiensis isolate GDHJ02 chromosome 17, ASM1229523v2, whole genome shotgun sequence and encodes:
- the LOC140962589 gene encoding uncharacterized protein, which encodes MCFRCGKSGHRIAECLNTGNRVTGPNKGTGPNMGVDPSKLKEKKPNVRVFSMTQEEVDDANEVVSDTILIQKVHAYVLFDCGATHYFMSNRFAKKLGRKPEKVIDPFRIATPTSRAIETHEIHRDCKISIDDQTFSANLIQLVMADFDIILGDRLVSKKQCNTRL